From one Falco biarmicus isolate bFalBia1 unplaced genomic scaffold, bFalBia1.pri scaffold_27, whole genome shotgun sequence genomic stretch:
- the LOC130143411 gene encoding uncharacterized protein LOC130143411 has protein sequence MSNSSSITQFLLLALADTRELQLLHFWLFLGIYLAAVLGNGLIITTVVCDKHLHTPMYFFLLNLSLLDLGSISTIVPKAMANSLWETRAISYAGCAAQAFLFLFFISTEYFLLTVMAYDRYVAICQPLHYGTLLGSRACVHMAAVVWGSDVLYAALHTANTFSLPLCHGNALGQFFCEIPQILKLSCSHTYLREGGLIVVSAFIAFVCFVSIMLSYVQIFRAVLRIPSEQGRHKAFSTCLPHLAVVSLFLSTGTFAYLKPPSVSSKSLDLAVSVLYSLVPPAVNPLIYSMRNQELKDALKKLITSCVFNIPSMTIMVLLQCPCVQKQKMSNSSSITQFLLLALADTRELQLLHFWLFLGIYLAAVLGNGLIITTVVCDKHLHTPMYFFLLNLSLLDLGSISTIVPKAMANSLWETRAISYAGCAAQAFLFLFFISTEYFLLTVMAYDRYVAICQPLHYGTVLGSRACVHMAAAAWASGFLNSLLQTANTFSLPLCQGNALGQFFCEIPQILKLSCSHTYLREVGLIVSSVLVVFGCFIFIILSYMQIFRAVLRIPSEQGRHKAFSTCLPHLAVVSLFLSTAMFAHLKPPSISSPSLDLVVSVLYSVVPPALNPLIYSMRNQELKGAMCKLITGCSEGIKL, from the exons atgtctaacagcagctccatcacccagttcctcctcctggcattggcagacacgcgggagctgcagctcttgcacttctggctcttcctgggcatctacctggctgccGTCCTGGGCAACGGACTCATCATCACCACCGTAGTGTGTGACAAACATCTccacacccccatgtacttcttcctcctcaacctgtCCCTTCTTGACCTGGGCTCCATTTCTACCAttgtccccaaagccatggccaatTCCCTGTGGGAAACCAGGGCCATCTCCTATGCAGGATGTGCTGCccaagcttttctctttttatttttcatttcaactgAGTATTTTCTCCTCACcgtcatggcctatgaccgctacgtggccatctgccagcccctgcactacgggaccctgctgggcagcagagcttgtgtccacatggcagctgTTGTCTGGGGTAGTGATGTTCTCTATGCTGCGCTGCACACGGCCAATACTTTTTCACTGCCACTCTGCCAcggcaatgccctgggacagttcttctgtgaaatcccacagatcctcaagctctcctgctcacacacctacctcagggaagGGGGGCTTATTGTGGTTAGTGCCTTCAtagcatttgtttgttttgtttccatcatGCTGTCCTACGttcagatcttcagggctgtgctaaggatcccctctgagcagggacggcacaaagccttttccacgtgcctccctcacctggccgtggtctccctctttctcagcactggCACATTTGCCTACCTGAAACCCCCCTCCGTCTCCTCCAAATCTCTGGACTTGGCGGTCTCAGTCCTGTACTcgttggtgcctccagcagtgaaccccctcatctacagcatgaggaaccaggagctgaaggacgcactgaagaagctgat AACATCATGTGTGTTTAACATTCCATCTATGACAATCATGGTTTTACTTCAAT GTCCCtgtgttcagaaacagaagatgtctaacagcagctccatcacccagttcctcctcctggcattggcagacacgcgggagctgcagctcttgcacttctggctcttcctgggcatctacctggctgccGTCCTGGGCAACGGACTCATCATCACCACCGTAGTGTGTGACAAACATCTccacacccccatgtacttcttcctcctcaacctgtCCCTTCTTGACCTGGGCTCCATTTCTACCAttgtccccaaagccatggccaatTCCCTGTGGGAAACCAGGGCCATCTCCTATGCAGGATGTGCTGCccaagcttttctctttttatttttcatttcaactgagtattttctcctcactgtcatggcctatgaccgctacgtggccatctgccagcccctgcactacgggaccgtgctgggcagcagagcttgtgtccac atggcagcagctgcctgggccagtgggtttctcAACTCCCTCCTACAGACagcaaatactttttcactgccactctgccaaggcaatgccctgggacagttcttctgtgaaatcccacagatcctcaagctctcctgctcacacacctacctcagggaagtggggcttatTGTGTCTAGTGTCTTAGTAGTGTTTgggtgtttcattttcattattctgtcttacatgcagatcttcagggctgtgctgaggatcccctctgagcaggggcggcacaaagccttttccacgtgcctccctcacctggccgtggtctccctctttctcagcactgccatGTTTGCCCACCTGAagcccccctccatctcctccccatccctggacctGGTGGTGTCAGTTCTGTACTcagtggtgcctccagcactgaaccccctcatctacagcatgaggaaccaggagctgaagggtgCAATGTGCAAACTGATAACTGGATGTtctgaaggaataaaattatga